The Terriglobus tenax genome contains a region encoding:
- a CDS encoding carboxypeptidase regulatory-like domain-containing protein, which translates to MATTFLESSVRSVPSRWRRLLGLMALSVLVLTPCVSRAQTGGEGGLQGTVADPTGAAVPDATIIITNQATGTQTTRKSTGAGLYSITPLPPGIYTVDVKHEGFQEFIQKNLTVNAMIVTGFDVTMTVGATSDVITVLEAPPQLETTNASLGLTIENETYSNLPLVTNNAQRDATAFGSLAPGAQGGARLPIVGGTGNYLGQLYVDGLPAQTVSQQGDNRLVSQAFSVESIDQTQVLTSTPPVEYSGAGAQNFTIKSGSLKYHGQVSDYIRNTALDAWPLLTKVQTVSDGKGGTVRAPKPVDHQNELSASIGGHVPFTNRIFFFVAYDRYHNRSVRSPTLYTIPTLLERQGIFTEKLGTTAQLYDPTTTSCAGSVCTRQPFAGNVIPASYISPFAKAAQQYLPTPSNSGTTNNYLGSVPYGFDNFNIDYRVDFQITPNHRISTVAGIGKVGYLNNYSAPYLPQPYTGGTLATIYPKVFDVQDVYTINSNLVNQLKFGYVRFFQNITNSTQNVPGFQIGDLGVTNLPAGQAGQTFPGVTFTTGGASSVALQTWTGASDAVSTQKTTPNNYTLLDNVLYTKGKHSITAGIQIQWQQINNANPDTYTGLLQMAFNNFSTANFNATGTTTQLSSGSGYSYASFLLGAIGGTPSLGLRPVSEVGGRYRPIAPYVSDTWRITDKITLDAGLRWDYLPPYREVKDRWSFLNPGLTNPITGTPGAIQLAGNYGGAGVSCQCRTPVQTYWKNWGPRVGFTYAPDDKTVIRIGIGRVFSQGGGVGGRGGAFNGTGQLGFNTSIASPAEVTNGAGAGPSYYLNNSSAFQSKGLANTALFNGQAYPTAPAPGAATQSLNTGFYLNGASMATAQAVSYADPYFAGRAPNFTFYNAGIQRAITKDMVLAINYVGNQSHHLINSTSNAANARGYWSNQLNPAYLALGSLLTAKATPANVAAAQAIVPGLNIPTFFQNAATASNGGAATIAQGLTAFPQYSGVTDTWGNVGNFSYNSLQVTVQQRMSRGLTFNFNYTWSKNIGNDGTFRSGFAIPQAAISRGTQNWAQDRIDRSVTTISSPHAFHAYGVWKLPVGKNGYGGNNLVTRTLLSDWQLSSIFTYYSGTPVAVTSGLCTTANNPLQGQCMPDLNPSYSGSGRLSGGYGKGSGSTACNLGVGCTSVKYLDTNAFTAPLTNGSVYLLGNAPRTQAYGMKNPAQLSLDAAVRRTIPIHDAINFQFEVTASNVMNHPTLGNPNAVWGTTAFGQISSISNTPRSFQLAGHLNF; encoded by the coding sequence ATGGCAACAACCTTTTTGGAGTCGAGTGTGCGCAGTGTGCCTTCCAGGTGGCGCCGCCTGCTCGGGCTAATGGCCCTGAGCGTCCTCGTCCTTACGCCCTGTGTTTCGCGGGCGCAGACGGGTGGTGAAGGTGGCCTGCAGGGCACGGTAGCGGACCCTACCGGCGCTGCCGTCCCGGACGCAACCATCATCATTACCAACCAGGCAACTGGGACGCAGACCACGCGTAAGAGCACCGGAGCGGGTCTGTATTCCATCACGCCGCTGCCGCCGGGCATCTATACCGTCGATGTGAAGCACGAAGGCTTTCAGGAGTTCATCCAGAAGAACCTGACCGTGAACGCGATGATCGTGACTGGCTTTGACGTGACCATGACCGTCGGCGCGACCAGCGATGTGATCACCGTACTTGAGGCGCCTCCGCAACTGGAGACCACCAATGCCTCGCTCGGCCTGACCATTGAAAACGAAACGTACTCGAATCTTCCGCTGGTCACCAACAATGCCCAGCGTGATGCGACTGCCTTCGGTTCTCTGGCTCCTGGCGCACAGGGTGGAGCACGTTTGCCCATCGTTGGCGGCACGGGCAACTATCTCGGCCAGCTGTATGTAGACGGTCTGCCCGCGCAGACGGTCAGCCAGCAGGGCGACAACCGCCTTGTATCGCAGGCGTTCTCGGTGGAATCCATCGACCAGACGCAGGTTCTTACCAGCACGCCTCCGGTTGAGTACTCCGGCGCCGGTGCGCAGAACTTCACTATCAAATCGGGCAGCCTGAAGTATCACGGTCAGGTATCGGACTACATCCGGAACACGGCGCTGGATGCATGGCCGCTGTTGACGAAGGTCCAGACGGTATCGGACGGCAAGGGCGGAACGGTTCGCGCGCCGAAACCGGTAGACCACCAGAATGAACTCTCGGCCAGCATTGGCGGGCACGTTCCATTTACCAATCGCATCTTCTTCTTCGTGGCGTATGACCGCTACCACAATCGTTCGGTTCGAAGCCCAACCCTCTACACCATTCCGACGCTGCTGGAGCGGCAAGGTATCTTCACGGAAAAGCTCGGAACAACGGCCCAGTTGTATGACCCGACAACGACAAGCTGCGCTGGCTCTGTTTGCACCCGTCAGCCATTTGCTGGAAACGTGATTCCTGCAAGCTATATTTCGCCCTTTGCCAAGGCGGCGCAGCAGTACCTGCCAACGCCGTCTAACTCCGGCACGACCAACAACTATCTGGGCAGCGTTCCTTACGGCTTCGATAACTTCAACATCGATTACCGCGTTGATTTCCAGATAACGCCGAACCACCGTATCTCGACCGTCGCCGGAATCGGCAAGGTCGGCTATCTGAATAACTACAGCGCGCCCTACTTGCCGCAGCCTTACACCGGCGGAACGCTGGCAACAATCTATCCGAAGGTCTTCGACGTTCAGGACGTCTATACGATCAACAGCAACCTGGTGAACCAGCTGAAGTTTGGTTATGTACGGTTCTTCCAGAACATCACGAACTCGACGCAGAACGTTCCCGGCTTCCAGATCGGTGACCTGGGCGTAACGAATCTGCCTGCCGGTCAGGCCGGCCAGACGTTTCCTGGCGTGACCTTTACCACCGGCGGCGCAAGTTCGGTTGCTCTGCAGACGTGGACCGGCGCAAGTGATGCTGTGTCTACCCAGAAGACGACCCCGAACAACTACACGTTGCTCGACAATGTGCTCTATACCAAGGGCAAGCACTCCATCACCGCAGGTATCCAGATCCAGTGGCAGCAGATTAACAATGCCAACCCGGATACCTATACTGGCCTGTTGCAGATGGCTTTCAATAACTTCTCGACGGCGAACTTCAATGCCACCGGTACAACAACGCAGCTCTCCAGCGGTTCTGGTTACTCTTATGCCAGCTTCCTTCTGGGTGCCATCGGCGGCACGCCCAGCCTGGGGCTTCGCCCGGTGAGTGAAGTCGGCGGTCGCTACCGTCCTATTGCGCCCTATGTTTCAGACACATGGCGCATCACGGACAAAATCACTCTGGACGCCGGCCTTCGCTGGGATTACCTGCCACCGTATCGTGAGGTCAAGGATCGCTGGAGCTTCCTCAATCCAGGTCTGACCAACCCGATCACCGGGACACCGGGAGCCATTCAGCTTGCCGGCAACTACGGCGGAGCGGGTGTAAGCTGCCAGTGCCGTACCCCGGTACAAACCTACTGGAAGAACTGGGGACCGCGTGTCGGCTTTACCTACGCTCCTGACGACAAGACAGTCATCCGTATCGGCATTGGCCGTGTCTTCTCGCAGGGTGGCGGTGTTGGCGGACGTGGTGGAGCCTTCAATGGCACCGGCCAGCTGGGCTTCAACACGAGCATTGCATCTCCGGCAGAAGTAACGAACGGCGCGGGTGCTGGGCCCTCCTATTATCTCAACAACAGCTCTGCCTTCCAGTCCAAGGGGCTTGCGAATACAGCCTTGTTCAACGGACAGGCTTACCCGACCGCTCCGGCGCCCGGTGCAGCTACCCAGAGCCTGAACACGGGCTTCTACCTGAACGGCGCAAGCATGGCGACGGCTCAGGCGGTCAGCTATGCGGATCCTTACTTCGCGGGCCGCGCGCCGAACTTCACCTTCTACAACGCTGGCATTCAACGTGCCATTACCAAGGACATGGTGTTGGCGATCAACTATGTCGGCAACCAGAGTCATCACCTGATCAACTCGACCTCGAATGCCGCGAATGCGCGTGGTTACTGGTCAAACCAGCTCAACCCGGCGTATCTGGCACTCGGATCGCTGCTTACCGCCAAGGCAACTCCGGCTAACGTCGCTGCTGCCCAGGCAATCGTGCCGGGGCTCAACATCCCAACGTTCTTCCAGAACGCGGCGACTGCCAGCAATGGTGGCGCAGCGACGATCGCGCAGGGTCTGACGGCATTCCCGCAGTACTCCGGCGTGACCGACACCTGGGGCAACGTTGGCAACTTCAGTTACAACTCGCTTCAGGTAACGGTGCAGCAGCGCATGTCGCGCGGCCTGACCTTCAACTTCAACTACACATGGTCGAAGAACATCGGCAACGATGGCACCTTCCGTAGTGGATTCGCCATTCCTCAGGCTGCGATTTCGCGAGGAACGCAGAACTGGGCACAGGACCGGATTGACCGTTCTGTGACGACGATCTCGTCTCCGCATGCCTTCCATGCGTATGGCGTCTGGAAGCTTCCTGTCGGAAAGAATGGATATGGCGGCAACAACCTTGTTACCCGCACTTTGTTGAGCGACTGGCAGCTCTCGAGTATTTTCACGTACTACTCCGGTACGCCGGTTGCTGTTACCTCGGGCCTTTGCACGACCGCAAACAACCCACTGCAGGGGCAGTGCATGCCTGACCTGAATCCTTCGTATTCTGGTTCTGGCCGGCTCAGTGGTGGTTACGGTAAAGGAAGCGGAAGCACAGCCTGCAACCTTGGTGTTGGTTGCACGTCTGTCAAATACCTGGATACAAATGCGTTCACGGCTCCGCTCACGAATGGCAGTGTGTATCTTCTGGGCAATGCTCCACGTACCCAGGCGTACGGCATGAAAAACCCGGCACAGTTGAGCCTTGATGCTGCGGTTCGTCGTACCATTCCCATCCACGATGCGATCAACTTCCAGTTTGAAGTGACCGCGTCGAATGTCATGAACCATCCGACGCTGGGGAATCCGAATGCCGTGTGGGGAACCACCGCCTTCGGACAGATCAGCAGCATCAGCAACACTCCGCGTAGCTTCCAGCTTGCGGGACACCTCAACTTCTAA
- a CDS encoding oligogalacturonate lyase family protein — translation MRSLAALISPLAVGMMLCPALSAAQDFNVPDDRRPVEKRPTPDEIAHPPKTWIDKDTGHRVTRLTDEPGSASFYFNVNAYTPDGKEMVYTTPEGISVLDLATHKTRSVVKGKVHTLEVGHKTQSIFYVKNDERAVYKTNVDTGETTFLAKLPPRGNIVSVNADETLAAGTYDEVEKPNEQYGRNGATPAAQAAGGTTQTSPLDQPRNKGEMMERRLAARIPLVLYTLDLRNGKVTPLLHSTDWVNHLLFSPSDPKLLMYCHEGPWQKVDRIWTIWTDGTHNQLMHKRTMAMEIAGHEFWGQDGKTVYYDLQTPKGEDFWLASVNLETGKRNWYHMDRNEWSIHFNVNEKTGLFTGDGGDPHQVARAPDGEWIYLFHTKKIETPGMMDGPDLVQSWVFQSEKLINMSKHNYTLEPNVSFTPDMKMVIFRSNMFGPTYVFGVEIDKAK, via the coding sequence ATGCGCTCTCTGGCCGCACTGATATCCCCCCTTGCCGTTGGCATGATGCTGTGTCCGGCACTGTCTGCCGCGCAGGACTTCAACGTTCCCGATGACCGCCGTCCCGTTGAAAAACGTCCGACTCCGGACGAAATTGCTCATCCTCCAAAGACGTGGATCGATAAGGACACTGGTCATCGCGTGACGCGGTTGACCGATGAGCCCGGCTCCGCCAGCTTTTACTTCAACGTGAATGCCTACACTCCGGATGGCAAGGAGATGGTCTACACCACGCCGGAAGGTATCTCCGTACTGGACCTGGCCACGCACAAGACGCGCAGCGTGGTGAAGGGCAAGGTACACACGCTTGAGGTTGGTCATAAAACGCAGAGCATCTTCTACGTAAAGAACGATGAACGCGCCGTCTACAAGACCAATGTGGATACTGGCGAGACGACCTTCCTGGCCAAGCTGCCTCCCCGCGGCAACATCGTCAGCGTGAATGCCGATGAAACGCTGGCTGCAGGCACGTATGACGAAGTTGAGAAACCCAACGAGCAGTACGGTCGTAACGGTGCAACGCCTGCAGCACAGGCCGCTGGCGGAACAACGCAGACCAGCCCGCTGGACCAGCCGCGCAACAAGGGCGAGATGATGGAGCGCCGTCTGGCGGCGCGTATTCCGCTGGTGCTCTACACGCTGGACCTGCGCAACGGTAAGGTAACCCCGCTGCTGCATTCGACGGACTGGGTGAACCACCTGCTCTTCTCGCCCAGCGATCCCAAGCTGCTGATGTACTGCCATGAAGGTCCCTGGCAGAAGGTCGATCGCATCTGGACAATCTGGACCGACGGCACGCACAACCAGTTGATGCACAAGCGCACCATGGCCATGGAGATTGCCGGACACGAGTTCTGGGGCCAGGACGGCAAGACCGTTTACTACGATCTGCAGACGCCCAAGGGCGAGGACTTCTGGCTGGCCTCTGTCAACCTGGAGACCGGTAAGCGCAACTGGTATCACATGGACCGCAACGAGTGGTCAATTCACTTCAACGTGAACGAGAAGACCGGCCTGTTCACCGGCGACGGTGGCGATCCGCACCAGGTGGCGCGCGCTCCCGATGGAGAGTGGATCTATCTTTTCCATACGAAGAAGATCGAGACGCCGGGCATGATGGACGGTCCCGATCTTGTGCAGTCGTGGGTCTTCCAATCGGAGAAGCTCATCAACATGAGCAAGCACAACTACACGCTGGAGCCGAATGTGAGCTTCACGCCGGATATGAAGATGGTCATCTTCCGTTCGAACATGTTCGGACCGACGTATGTCTTCGGTGTGGAGATCGATAAGGCAAAGTAG
- a CDS encoding glycoside hydrolase family 88/105 protein yields the protein MKTSLFLRTSAASLALAAVSAFAQQYPKPTPEMQAIIDKDNGRHFGTSPEDPGPKATDISPALTPAAIDKVVRKVADWQLKESQPYFDKIWTWSVMYSGYMAAADALHEAKYRDAMAEMSKKFEYQLRNPEKLPNADDISIGQTYAELYLDGGKKDKAIIEPMTKTLETVMPLETLRPGDARIPWWWCDALFMAPAVYTRMYAATGEHKYIDYLNAQWKRTYDLLWDKDEHLYWRDDSFIPKRGPGGKKVFWSRGEGWVVAGLARTLQYLPKDDPRRPFYVQQLKEMSAAAAALQGKDGQWHASLLDAEHFPQPETSGAALFVYGMAYGVNEGILDRATYMPVITKAWAGLLTNVYADGRLGNIQQTGSEPAYYRPSASYTYGVGGFLMAGSELHRMVTMKKK from the coding sequence ATGAAGACATCACTCTTTCTTCGCACCAGCGCTGCATCGCTTGCTCTTGCCGCCGTCTCGGCCTTCGCGCAGCAATATCCCAAGCCAACGCCTGAGATGCAGGCCATTATCGATAAAGACAACGGGAGGCACTTCGGCACGTCGCCCGAAGACCCTGGACCGAAGGCCACGGATATCTCGCCTGCACTGACGCCTGCTGCCATCGACAAAGTGGTGCGCAAGGTGGCTGACTGGCAGTTGAAGGAGTCGCAGCCGTACTTCGACAAGATCTGGACCTGGAGCGTGATGTACAGCGGCTACATGGCCGCGGCCGATGCCCTGCATGAGGCGAAGTACCGCGATGCCATGGCGGAGATGTCGAAGAAGTTCGAGTACCAGCTTCGTAATCCTGAGAAGCTGCCGAACGCCGACGATATCAGCATCGGGCAGACCTATGCCGAGCTGTATCTCGACGGTGGCAAGAAGGACAAGGCCATCATCGAGCCGATGACGAAGACACTGGAAACCGTAATGCCGCTGGAAACGCTGCGCCCGGGCGACGCGCGCATTCCATGGTGGTGGTGCGATGCCCTGTTCATGGCACCGGCGGTATACACGCGCATGTACGCCGCTACCGGTGAACACAAGTACATTGACTACCTGAACGCACAGTGGAAGCGCACCTACGATCTGCTATGGGACAAGGACGAGCACCTGTACTGGCGTGACGACAGCTTCATTCCCAAGCGCGGTCCTGGCGGCAAGAAGGTCTTCTGGTCGCGCGGCGAGGGCTGGGTGGTTGCCGGCCTGGCACGCACGCTGCAGTACCTGCCAAAGGATGATCCGCGGCGTCCGTTCTACGTGCAGCAGCTGAAGGAGATGTCGGCCGCTGCCGCCGCACTACAGGGCAAGGATGGCCAGTGGCACGCCAGCCTGCTGGACGCTGAGCACTTTCCGCAGCCCGAGACCTCCGGCGCGGCGCTGTTCGTCTACGGCATGGCCTACGGCGTTAATGAAGGCATTCTTGACCGCGCCACCTATATGCCTGTGATCACGAAGGCATGGGCTGGACTGCTGACCAATGTCTACGCGGACGGCCGCCTGGGCAACATCCAGCAAACCGGTTCCGAGCCTGCCTACTATCGCCCCAGCGCCAGCTACACCTACGGCGTGGGCGGCTTCCTGATGGCCGGCAGCGAGCTGCACCGCATGGTTACGATGAAGAAGAAGTAA
- a CDS encoding glycosyl hydrolase, with product MKRLPCKQLLLPAAAALAFACCHVSAPAQAAPSLQTIQKDFLNPPDAARPMVRWWWFGPAVEKAEILRELQQMKADNIGGAELAFVYPEALDDPATGLKNFSFLSPEMLDAVNYAQVEGRKLGLRMDVTLTSGWPYGGPTTNLHNAATRLKTVPVALPAGSVSVAAPALKEGESVLAVSVVNGTPEKWDATTAETVKLEAGSVKVAPANTSRTVLFFLQSHTGQMVKRAAVGAEGWVLDPFSKEAVAAHLKNVGEPLIKAFGSTPPYAIFSDSLEAYGADWTPTLPEEFKKRRGYDLLPHLAELVAGNTPNGINLRHDWGKTLTELVNDAYLVQIQAWAKQHGTRFRSQTYNEPAVSLSSQKLVALPEGEGPQWRGFSTLRWASSGNHLFGNNVTSGETFTWLHSPVFRATPLDMKAEADIDFIMGENLLVFHGWPYSAPQAGEPGWSLYAAAVFNDHNPWHPVMPTVNHYITRLSYLLRQGKPANQVAVLLPTDDAWAAFRPTKVSVTVAMQDLLPKEMLGGILSAGYNYDFTDADAINSLGVQHSILLVPPTDRIPLETLRRIAAWKARGGKVVSYKQAPTLTPEGKPSEELKKLSSALFPAVSSSVDQLTDALHMAAAPDLKLDVAKDADRNVIGFIRRKLPNGDVYFVTNTSNREIKATVTLATRYTDGVVLDPETGKTGWDIISPKSIELTLAPYESRTYLFGAGFHAPAGKSGFVTAKKLDLSKDWSVKFTGTGKTETLAALKDWTADEATLHYSGEAVYTRNVTLDQKPTQPVYLHIAGGAPEPGAPDAPREEEHHNVPNPMVTKTGPGTHAWYEPPVREGALVFVNGKPAGALWHPPYRLDIAPLLQAGENSIEIRVYNTAINAWAALPPRDYKPLIARYGDRFQMQDLDKVKPVPSGLLGAVELEFQEHP from the coding sequence ATGAAACGTCTACCCTGCAAACAGCTGCTCCTACCGGCGGCGGCTGCCCTGGCCTTTGCCTGCTGCCATGTCTCTGCGCCTGCGCAGGCCGCACCGTCGTTGCAGACCATCCAGAAGGACTTTCTGAATCCACCGGATGCTGCCCGGCCGATGGTGCGCTGGTGGTGGTTTGGTCCGGCAGTCGAAAAAGCCGAGATCCTGCGCGAGTTGCAGCAGATGAAGGCTGATAACATTGGCGGCGCGGAGCTGGCCTTTGTGTATCCCGAGGCGCTGGACGACCCGGCCACGGGCCTGAAGAATTTTTCCTTCCTGTCACCGGAGATGCTGGACGCGGTGAACTACGCGCAGGTGGAAGGCCGTAAGCTGGGCCTGCGCATGGATGTAACGCTGACCAGCGGCTGGCCCTACGGCGGACCGACGACCAACCTGCATAACGCTGCAACCCGGCTGAAGACCGTACCGGTTGCCCTGCCAGCGGGAAGTGTCAGCGTTGCCGCACCCGCGCTGAAAGAAGGCGAGAGTGTCCTCGCCGTGTCTGTGGTCAACGGCACGCCGGAGAAGTGGGATGCCACGACCGCGGAGACGGTGAAGCTGGAAGCCGGCAGCGTCAAAGTAGCCCCCGCAAATACGTCCCGCACCGTGCTGTTCTTTCTCCAGAGCCATACCGGCCAGATGGTGAAGCGTGCCGCTGTGGGCGCGGAAGGCTGGGTGCTTGATCCATTCAGCAAGGAAGCTGTTGCGGCCCATCTGAAGAACGTGGGCGAGCCGCTCATCAAAGCCTTTGGCAGCACGCCGCCCTACGCCATCTTCTCGGACTCACTGGAAGCCTATGGCGCGGACTGGACGCCTACGCTGCCGGAAGAGTTCAAGAAGCGTCGCGGCTATGATCTGCTGCCCCATCTGGCCGAGCTGGTTGCCGGCAACACGCCAAACGGTATCAACCTGCGCCATGACTGGGGCAAGACGCTGACCGAGCTGGTGAACGATGCCTACCTGGTCCAGATCCAGGCATGGGCGAAGCAGCATGGAACACGCTTCCGCTCGCAGACATATAACGAGCCCGCCGTCTCGCTCTCAAGCCAGAAGCTGGTCGCGTTGCCCGAGGGCGAAGGCCCGCAGTGGCGCGGCTTCTCCACGCTGCGCTGGGCAAGCTCCGGCAATCACCTCTTCGGCAACAACGTCACCTCGGGCGAGACCTTCACCTGGCTGCACTCGCCGGTCTTCCGCGCCACGCCGCTCGATATGAAGGCCGAGGCCGACATTGACTTCATCATGGGCGAGAACCTTCTGGTCTTCCATGGCTGGCCCTATTCCGCGCCGCAGGCAGGCGAACCCGGATGGTCGCTGTACGCAGCGGCGGTCTTCAATGACCACAATCCCTGGCACCCGGTCATGCCGACGGTGAACCACTACATTACGCGGCTCAGCTATCTGCTGCGCCAGGGCAAGCCCGCTAACCAGGTGGCCGTTCTTCTGCCGACCGATGATGCATGGGCCGCCTTCCGCCCGACCAAGGTAAGCGTGACCGTGGCCATGCAGGACCTGCTGCCCAAGGAGATGCTGGGCGGTATTCTCTCTGCCGGCTATAACTATGACTTCACCGACGCCGACGCCATCAACAGCCTGGGCGTACAGCACAGCATCCTGCTGGTTCCGCCGACCGATCGTATTCCGCTGGAGACGTTGCGCAGGATTGCCGCATGGAAGGCCAGGGGCGGCAAGGTGGTGTCTTACAAGCAGGCGCCGACGCTTACGCCCGAAGGCAAACCTTCGGAAGAGCTCAAGAAGCTGTCTTCCGCGCTCTTCCCCGCTGTTTCCAGCTCGGTCGACCAGTTAACCGATGCCTTGCACATGGCAGCGGCGCCCGACCTGAAGCTCGACGTCGCAAAGGATGCTGACCGCAACGTCATCGGCTTCATCCGCCGCAAGCTGCCGAATGGCGATGTGTATTTTGTAACGAACACCAGCAACCGCGAGATCAAGGCGACGGTAACCCTCGCCACACGCTACACCGATGGTGTTGTACTTGATCCTGAGACAGGAAAGACTGGCTGGGATATTATCTCGCCGAAGTCCATCGAGCTGACGCTGGCGCCGTATGAGTCGCGGACCTATCTTTTCGGAGCGGGTTTTCATGCTCCGGCAGGCAAAAGCGGCTTCGTTACCGCGAAGAAGCTGGACCTGAGCAAGGACTGGTCCGTCAAGTTCACCGGCACGGGGAAGACCGAAACACTGGCCGCGCTGAAGGACTGGACCGCGGACGAAGCTACGCTGCACTACTCCGGCGAAGCCGTGTACACACGCAACGTCACCCTCGACCAGAAGCCAACGCAGCCGGTTTATCTGCATATTGCCGGTGGTGCGCCGGAGCCGGGTGCGCCGGATGCGCCGCGTGAGGAAGAACATCACAATGTTCCGAACCCCATGGTGACGAAGACTGGCCCCGGGACGCATGCGTGGTATGAACCACCGGTGCGCGAAGGCGCCCTGGTCTTCGTCAACGGCAAGCCTGCGGGCGCGCTGTGGCATCCGCCCTATCGTCTGGACATCGCTCCTCTGCTACAGGCCGGCGAAAACAGCATCGAGATTCGCGTTTACAACACGGCCATCAATGCGTGGGCCGCATTGCCACCCCGTGATTACAAACCGCTGATCGCCAGATATGGCGACCGTTTCCAGATGCAGGATCTCGACAAGGTAAAGCCGGTGCCCTCGGGACTTCTGGGAGCTGTTGAACTGGAGTTTCAGGAGCACCCGTAA